Genomic segment of Synechococcus sp. A18-25c:
GCTATTGCCAGTGCAGGAGCAGCGAAGAGGATGATCATCATTCCAATCCTGCTGGATGCTCGCAGTGAGCTTGCCCCTGGCAAAAGCTTGCTAATCAGGGGCCAGGCGCTAATCCCGCTCCATGAAAGGCTGAAAAGTACCATGATCGCGATCACGCAAAGCCACTGAATCAACCCATTAGGTGTTTTTCTGTTTCTGCGGACTGCTGTGATTATTGCTGCGGTCAAGAGGATGAGAAAAATCCAGCCTGGAAAGAGCTCTTGCTCGGCTCCATAAATGAGTTCCGTGGGGCGATTATCGGGAGTCCAGGGTGCATGCAACAACCAGATTTTACTGCTATAGAAGTAGCTCAAAGGTTTTGGCAGATTATTGAGAATTTCACCTCCCGGACGCTTTCCAAATATTTTTAATGTTTGAAGGTACGGCCAATAAATAATTAAATTTGCACTTATAATTGAGATAAAGATGACTACGTTTCTTTTAAAGTGTTGACCAACTCTTATGATTCGATTCTTGACCCTTAATCGCTCCCAAAGGTGAATAATGCTACAAATCAATGTGCCATAACATGCATAGACACAGATATAAATATTGAAAAAACCGATGGAGAGTATCCAAGATGCTAGGCCGAGCCAGCATGTCGCCGAAAAATCTTCGCTTGGCTCTTGAATCAAGCGGTGACAGAGAACCAAGATCGGTCCAATCAAGAAGAGGCTCAGGAGTTGAGGGTGTCCTAACTGTTGGGTGATCGTGGGGCTGAATGCTGTTGCCAGAGCGATGATGCTCATCCAGATGGCGGCAGTTGTTGGGGCGATCCGTTGAACGGCGACTCGGATGGAAATGTAATTAAGCGAAAGCGTTAAAATTAGCCAAGATACGTAGCTTTGAAAGGGATCCAGAAAAAATCTGAAAACCCCGTAGAGTACACTTGGTCCTAAAAGGTGATCACTCCACGACAAAGTATTTCTGATCGGCCAGAAGAAATTAGGTGACCAGTATTGATCTGGATTGAGACTATTGGGTCCTGAGAAATGTTGAAAGGCGTGTTCTAGGAAGTAAAGATTTAAGAGCGTATCCCCAGGATCCGTTTGTAATTGTTCTAATCCGCTTGACAGTGTTGGCCACAACGTCATTGTCACTGCGATGGCAGGGACGATTAGATAGTGCAGCACAAGATGAGCCGCCTTGATGATTTGAATGTTGATCATGTGTTCAGCTTTTGTTCAAGCTTGTTCTGAACCAGTCAATGGTGGGTTGGAGCCCATCGTTCAGGGCCACTTTGGGTTCCCATCCCAATTCTTTTCGAGCGCGCTCGATGATCGGTTGCCGTTGCAAGGGGTCATCCTGCGGAAGTGGCTGTGTAATCAGCTCCAGGTTCGGATTGATCTGATCTCGCACCAGTTCAGCCAGTTGGCGGATGGTGAATTCGCCGGGGTTGCCAATGTTGATGGGACCTGTGTGGTCACCGTTCATCAGGCGAATCATGCCTTCGATTAGATCATCGACGTAACAGAAGGATCGGGTCTGGCTGCCATCGCCGTACAGCGTCAGGGGTTGGCCTTGAAGGGCCTGCACGATGAAGTTGCTGACCACACGGCCATCGTCGGGGAGCATCCGAGGCCCGTAGGTGTTGAAAATTCGCATCACACGGATTTCCGTCTCATGCATGCGGTGGTAATCGAAGCAAAGGGTTTCAGCGATGCGTTTTCCCTCGTCGTAACAGCTGCGAATGCCGATGGTGTTGACGCAGCCGCGATAGCTCTCAGGTTGAGGGTGCACCTCTGGATCGCCATAGACCTCGCTGGTGCTAGCCAGCAGCAGACGCGCGCCGACGCGGCGTGCCAGCCCCAGCATGTTGTAGGTGCCAAGAAAGCTGGTTTTGGCGGTTTTGATTGGATTGAACTGGTAATGCACCGGCGAAGCGGGACAAGCAAGATGCCAGATCCGATCCACCTCAAGGCGGATTGGATCGGTGACATCGTGCCGAATCAGTTCAAATTTCGGGTGACCAATCCATTGGGCGATATTGCTTTTGCGTCCTGTGAAGTAATTATCGAGGCAGATCACTTCTTCGCCTGCTTCCATCAGGCGATCGGTGAGGTGAGAGCCAAGGAAGCCAGCGCCACCAGTGATCAGATTGCGGGTGAGACGCATGGAGGAATTCAACGTTTAGACCAAAGATTGTATTTGAGAATGCAGTAAATCGCCCTGAAGCCGTCTCTCCATCCAATCTTTTTACCTTCGTCGTAAGTGCGGCCGTAGTAGGAGATGCCTACTTCGTAGATTCGAAGATTCATCTTCGCAACTTTGGCGGTCACCTCAGGCTCGAAACCAAAGCGATTTTCGCGAATATTGATCGATTGGATGACTTCGCGACGGAATGCCTTGTAGCAAGTCTCCATGTCGGAGAGGTTCAGGTCCGTGAAAAAATTGCTCATTAGCGTCAGCACCCCGTTGCCGATGCGGTGCCAAAAATACACGACGCGATGTGGTCTTCCGCTTTGGAAACGGCTTCCGAACACGACGTCAGCCTTGCCTTCCAGAATTGGCTGGATGACCACCGGAAATTCCTGGGGATCGTATTCAAGGTCGGCATCCTGCACGATGCAAATGTCTCCCGTTGCTTCCTGAAACCCGGTCCTGAGAGCAGCGCCTTTGCCTTGATTTGCTTTGTGAAAAATAACGCGGACTTCAGGATCGCTTAGTTCACCAAGAATGTCGCGGGTTCCATCTTTGGAGCCGTCGTCGACAATGATGATTTCTCTCTCTTTAACCGGTGATTGTTTGACAGCTGCAATCAACGATAGAATGGTGCTCGACTCGTTGTAGCAAGGGATAATGATGCTTAGCTTCATTATCTGAACACCCAGTATTTTTGTGCGATGAACGATAACATGGCCAGACAGGGGATCAGCCCTGCTGCCACAAGGTTTTTATTGAGTCCAACTGTGGCTCCGAATTCAATGCCGACGGTGTTCAGCAGCCACATGGCTGTCATTAGCAAGATGTAGCGGAGCAGCGGTCGATGGTGGCGGAGCCCTTGGGCTTTGAAAACGATCTTTCCGTATATGGCGTACCCCAGGCAGGTGTTAATCAGCTGGCTGATCAAGGTGGCGGCAGTCACGCTCACGATGCTGCTGGCCAGCAGCACTTGCAATACCAGGTTGGTCAGCAAGACATTGATAATTCCGGCAGCCCCAAAGCGTCGTTTCTGACCACGTTGACGCTTCGGAGTGGATGCAAAAGTCCCCCCCTGCTCGATCACAGAAGAGGACATTGATGATGCGTCATCCAAGGACTGTGAACGAGACGGCAGGGGCTGCTGACTGTTCACAGGCATGTCGTCTTCATCCAAGAAGCGCCTTGGATTTTGCCACAACATTTTCAACGGTGAACCCGAACTCTTTGAGGCAAGTGCCCCCCGGGGCGGAGGCGCCGAAGCGATTCATGGTGACGCTGTCACCATCGAGGCCGATGAAACGGTGCCAGCCGAAGGATTCAGCGGCTTCCACCACGAGGCGCTTGCGCACGGCATTGGGAAGCACGTCTTCCTTGTAGGTGTCGCTCTGCTCGTCGAATAGTTCCACACAGGGCATTGAGACCACGCGGACCTTTTTGCCTTCGGCAGTTAATTGCTTGGCGGCTTGCACGCAAAGGTCGAGCTCGGTGCCGGTGCCGATCAGGATCAGCTCAGGCGTGCCTTCGCAGTCTTCGAGCACGTAGCCGCCCAGGGCCACCTTGTCGATAGAGGAATTGGCCTGGTTGACCATGCCTTGACGGCTGAGGCAAAGGGAGCTGGGGCGCTTGCGGTTCTGGATCGCGAGCTTGTAAGCACCACTGGTCTCGTTGCCGTCGCCAGGACGGAACACCAGCATGTTGGGCATCGCCCGCAGGGAGGGAATGGTCTCGATTGGCTGGTGTGTGGGGCCGTCTTCACCGACGCCGATGGAGTCGTGGGTGAGCACATAGATCACGCCGAGCTCGCTTAGAGCCGAAAGGCGCATGGAGCCACGCATGTAATCGGCGAAGACCAGGAAGGTGCCGCCGTAGGGGATCAAGCCGCTGTTGTGATAAGCGATGCCGTTGAGGATGGCCGCCATGGCGTGTTCGCGCACACCGAAGTGCAGGTAGCGCTTCTCGGGGCTGCTGGCTTGGTAGGAGCCGGTTTCACCCTTGATGTCGGTGTAGTTGGAGTGGGTAAGGTCGGCGGAGCCACCGATCAGCTCAGGCAGGTTGGGGCCCAGTGCGCCTAGGCAGATTTGGGAGTGCTTGCGAGTGGCCAGCCCACCGTCTTCGGGAGTGTAGGTGGGCAGATCCTTGTCCCAGCCCTCCGGCAGCTCACCACGCAGCATGCGCTCAAATTCGGCGGCTTCGGAGGGGTATTTGGTGCGGTAAGCAGCGAGAGTTTGGTTCCACTCCGCTTCGAGGCTGGCGCCACGCTCGATGGCCTGACGGAACTGGTCGTAGGCCTCCTGGGGCACCTCGAAGGGGCCGTAGTTCCAGTTGAGCTGCTGACGGGTGAGCGCTGCTTCCTCTTCGCCCAGGGCGGCACCGTGCACGCCAGCGGTGTCAGCTTTGTTGGGGGAGCCGTAGCCGATGGTGGTCGTCACTTTGATGATCGACGGCTTGTCGGTCACAGCCTTGGCCGCTTCGATCGCCTTAGCGATGGCATCCACGTCGGTGTTGCCTTCGGCCACGTATTGGACGTGCCAGCCGTAGGCCTCGTAGCGCTTCAACACATCCTCGGTGAAGGACACATCGGTGCGACCGTCAATGGTGATGCTGTTGTCGTCGTAAAGGGCAATCAGCTTGCCCAGTTTCAGGTGGCCAGCCAGGGAGGCAGCCTCAGAGGACACGCCTTCCTGATTGCAGCCATCACCCATAACCACATAGGTGTAGTGATCCACCACGGTGGCGTCGGCCTTGTTGAACTTGGCGGCCAGGTGGGATTCGGCGATAGCCAATCCCACAGCGTTGGAGATACCGGCACCGAGGGGGCCTGTGGTCACCTCAACACCAGGGGTTTCGAAGGTTTCGGGGTGACCGGGAGTCTTGGAGCCCCACTGACGGAACTGCTTGATGTCGTCGATGGTCACGGAGTCGTAACCGGTGAGGTGCAGCAACGCATAGAGCAGCATGCAGCCGTGACCGGCCGACAGCACGAAGCGGTCGCGGTTGAACCACTTGGGATTCTTGGGGTTGTGCTTCAGGAACTTGTCCCAAAGGGCGTAACCCATCGGAGCGCAGCCCATCGGCAGGCCGGGGTGGCCACTGTTGGATTTGTTGATGGCATCAACCGCCAGCATGCGGATGCTGTTGATGCAAAGGGTGTCGACAGAAGCGGGCGCAGCGACCATGACGTGGAGGGTGTAATTCGGTAAGGAGTACGAGCAGTCTGAAACAACGGGTCAAGGGCCCTGAGAAACGGGCCAGACCGAAAGATTCAGCTCATGCGTCGGAAGGCGAGGCAGACGTTGTGGCCGCCGAAGCCGAAGGAGTTGGACAACACCGTGACTAGCTTGAGCTCACGGGCGGTGTTGGGCACGACATCCAGATCACATTCGGGATCGGGATTGGTGTGATTGATCGTGGGGGGCACCACGTGATGCTGGAGAGCCAGCACACAGGCCACCGCCTCGATGCCGCCGGATCCACCCAGCAAGTGACCGGTCATTGATTTGGTCGAGCTCACCGGGATCTGCTGGGCGCGACTGCCGAGAGCGCTTTTGATGGCTGCTGTTTCGTTGCTGTCGTTGGCCGGGGTGCTGGTGCCGTGCGCATTGACGTAGTCGATGCTGTCGGCGCTCAAGCCACCGTCCTCCAAGGCAAGTCGCATGGCTGTTGCTCCGCCCACGCCACCGGGGGTTGGTGATGTGATGTGGTGGGCATCGCAGGTGGTGCCGTAGCCCACCATTTCAGCCAGGATCGTGGCGCCGCGTGCTTTGGCGTGCTCCAGGGTTTCCAGCACCAGCACGCCGGACCCCTCACCAATCACGAAGCCATCTCGCTCCCTGTCGAAGGGGCGACTGGCCGTAGCGGGATCGTCGTTTCGGAACGACAGGGCTTTGGCACTTGCGAAACCGGCCACGCCCAGCGGGGTGATGGCGGATTCCGCGCCGCCGCAGATCATCACGTCGGCCTTGCCCATCTGCAGCAGACGGAAGGCATCGCCAATGGCATTGGATCCTGCGGCGCAGGCTGTGGCCACCGCGGAACTGGGACCTTTGGCTCCGAGAGCGATTGCTGCCAGGCCGGTGGCCATGTTGGGAATCATCATCGGCACGGTGAAAGGGCTCACTCGGCCAGGACCCTTGCCGTCCAGTACGTGGGCCTGGGTCTCCATGGTGAGCAGTCCGCCCACCCCGGAGCCGATGCTGACGCCAATCCGATCGGCGTTGGCATCGGTGATCGCGAGGCCAGCATCGGCTAGGGCCTGTTTGGCGGCGACGACACCGAACTTGCAGAACCGATCCCAGCGTTTGGCCTCCTTGGGTTCAAGGACGCCACTGGGATCGAAATCCTTGACCTCGGCGGCAAAACGGCAGGCGTGTTGTTCCGCGTCGAACAGGGTGATCGGCGCGACGCCATTGCGGCCTGAGGTGAGGCCAGACCAGTACTCGGCAACGCTGTTGCCGATCGGTGTCACCGCGCCGAGGCCAGTGACCACGACGCGTTGGAGACCCTCCACCATGCTGCCGATCCTCAGGCCTGCTTGTCTTCGATGTACTTGACGGCGTCGCCAACAGTGGCAATGCCTTCAGCGGCTTCGTCGGGGATTTCGATGTCGAAGGCTTCTTCCAGGGCCATCACCAGCTCGACTGTGTCAAGCGAGTCAGCGCCCAGATCGTTCTGAAAATTCGACTCCGGCTTCACTTCGCCGGCGTCAACACTGAGTTGCTCCGCCACGATCGAACGGACTTTTTCGAGGATCGCTTCCTGGGACATGGCCGTGAAGACGGGACGCCGCATCTTACGGGCTGGCCTTATCCCCACCACCTCTCGTCGTTAACAACAGTGACGGCAAAGCGCGAGCTTGGCCTCAGAAGCATTCACCCCGGGTACGTTGACCCCAAGTCCTCTGCACCGAGACGGGTACATGTCCCACGCCGTCAAGATCTACGACACCTGCATCGGCTGCACCCAGTGTGTGCGCGCATGCCCTCTCGACGTTCTCGAGATGGTTCCCTGGGACGGTTGCAAAGCCGGCCAGATTGCGTCTTCGCCCCGCACCGAAGATTGCGTGGGATGCAAGCGCTGTGAAACCGCTTGCCCTACGGACTTTCTCAGCATCCGCGTTTACCTGGGCGACGAAACCACCCGCAGCATGGGTCTGGCGTATTGATTACGCCAATCGGTTTTCTATCCAACAACTCATAAGCTCAGCCCGGCATTGCCGGGCTTTTTTGTATGTGCGGAATCGTTGCGGTGATCGGTTCGCGGGAAGCGGCACCGCTGCTGTTGGAGGGCCTGCGCCAGCTGGAATATCGCGGTTACGACTCCGCAGGCATTGCCACGGTTGATGTTTTAGGGGCCGATGGCGCTAGCGCGCTCCACTGCGTGCGTGCCAAGGGCAAGCTGGTAAATCTCACCGCTAAGGTGGATAAGGAGGGGGCTCCTGGCTTCTGCGGCATAGGCCACACCCGTTGGGCCACCCATGGCAAGCCGGAAGAGCACAACGCCCACCCCCATCGGGATGGATCGGGTCGTGTGGCGGTGGTGCAGAACGGCATCATCGAAAATCACCGGCTGCTCCGCGATGAGCTCACCGCGACGGGGGTCACGTTTCGCTCCGACACCGACACCGAGGTCATTCCGCATCTGGTGTCGGCTGAACTGGAGCGTCGGAGTACCGCCGGAGAGCCTGCGGATGGCAGCACCCTGTTGGCGGCTGTGCAGGCGGTGCTGCCGCGCTTGCAGGGGGCGTACGCCTTGGCGGTGCTCTGGGCAGAGGTTCCTGGAGCGTTAGTGGTGGCGCGCAAGGCAGCCCCGCTGCTGATTGGCCTCGGCGAAGGCGAGTTTCTTTGCGCCAGCGACACGCCTGCCCTGGCGGGCTTTACCCGCACCATCCTGCCGATGGAGGACGGCGAAGTGGCGTTGCTGGGGCCGTTGGGCATCGAGCTCTACAACGCTGATGGTGCGCGTCAGCAACGCAGCCCCACACTGCTGAGCGGTCAGGAGCATGTGGCGGACAAGCGGGAGTTCCGTCACTTCATGCTCAAGGAGATTCATGAGCAGCCCGAGACGGCACGGCTGTGGGTGGAACGCCATCTGCCGGAAAGCCTGCCGGCATCCAAACCCGTGGCGCTGCCCTTCGACGAAGGCTTCTACGCCAATGTTGATCGCATCCAGATTCTCGCTTGCGGCACCAGCCGCCATGCGGCCCAGGTGGGCGCCTACTTACTGGAGCAATTCGCTGGTGTGCCCACCAGCGTGGATTACGCCAGTGAATTCCGCTATGCCCCACCGCCGCTGGCTCCGAACACACTCACCATCGGCGTCACGCAGTCGGGAGAAACCGCCGACACGCTGGCGGCCCTGGCCATGGACGCCGAACGACGCCAGGCCCATGGGGATCCGGCCTATGCCCCTCGTCAGCTGGGGGTCACCAATCGTCCGGAAAGCTCCCTGGCACGGCAGGTGACGCACCTGCTCGACATCGGTGCCGGCATTGAAGTGGGAGTGGCTGCCACCAAGACTTTTTTAGGCCAACTGCTGGCCTTCTATGCGTTGGCCCTGGCCTTCGCCGCAAGACGAGGGTCTCGCAGCGGTGCCGAGATCGCTGCTTTAGTGGCGGAGCTGCGGGGCTTGCCTGAGGAGCTCAGCGCCCTGGTACAGCAGCACGATCAGCGCTCGGAGGCCATGGCCCATCGCTTCGCGGAAACCCAGGATGTGATCTTCTTGGGGCGGGGCATCAACTACCC
This window contains:
- the acpP gene encoding acyl carrier protein; this translates as MSQEAILEKVRSIVAEQLSVDAGEVKPESNFQNDLGADSLDTVELVMALEEAFDIEIPDEAAEGIATVGDAVKYIEDKQA
- the fabF gene encoding beta-ketoacyl-ACP synthase II codes for the protein MVEGLQRVVVTGLGAVTPIGNSVAEYWSGLTSGRNGVAPITLFDAEQHACRFAAEVKDFDPSGVLEPKEAKRWDRFCKFGVVAAKQALADAGLAITDANADRIGVSIGSGVGGLLTMETQAHVLDGKGPGRVSPFTVPMMIPNMATGLAAIALGAKGPSSAVATACAAGSNAIGDAFRLLQMGKADVMICGGAESAITPLGVAGFASAKALSFRNDDPATASRPFDRERDGFVIGEGSGVLVLETLEHAKARGATILAEMVGYGTTCDAHHITSPTPGGVGGATAMRLALEDGGLSADSIDYVNAHGTSTPANDSNETAAIKSALGSRAQQIPVSSTKSMTGHLLGGSGGIEAVACVLALQHHVVPPTINHTNPDPECDLDVVPNTARELKLVTVLSNSFGFGGHNVCLAFRRMS
- the tkt gene encoding transketolase, coding for MVAAPASVDTLCINSIRMLAVDAINKSNSGHPGLPMGCAPMGYALWDKFLKHNPKNPKWFNRDRFVLSAGHGCMLLYALLHLTGYDSVTIDDIKQFRQWGSKTPGHPETFETPGVEVTTGPLGAGISNAVGLAIAESHLAAKFNKADATVVDHYTYVVMGDGCNQEGVSSEAASLAGHLKLGKLIALYDDNSITIDGRTDVSFTEDVLKRYEAYGWHVQYVAEGNTDVDAIAKAIEAAKAVTDKPSIIKVTTTIGYGSPNKADTAGVHGAALGEEEAALTRQQLNWNYGPFEVPQEAYDQFRQAIERGASLEAEWNQTLAAYRTKYPSEAAEFERMLRGELPEGWDKDLPTYTPEDGGLATRKHSQICLGALGPNLPELIGGSADLTHSNYTDIKGETGSYQASSPEKRYLHFGVREHAMAAILNGIAYHNSGLIPYGGTFLVFADYMRGSMRLSALSELGVIYVLTHDSIGVGEDGPTHQPIETIPSLRAMPNMLVFRPGDGNETSGAYKLAIQNRKRPSSLCLSRQGMVNQANSSIDKVALGGYVLEDCEGTPELILIGTGTELDLCVQAAKQLTAEGKKVRVVSMPCVELFDEQSDTYKEDVLPNAVRKRLVVEAAESFGWHRFIGLDGDSVTMNRFGASAPGGTCLKEFGFTVENVVAKSKALLG
- the glmS gene encoding glutamine--fructose-6-phosphate transaminase (isomerizing); this translates as MCGIVAVIGSREAAPLLLEGLRQLEYRGYDSAGIATVDVLGADGASALHCVRAKGKLVNLTAKVDKEGAPGFCGIGHTRWATHGKPEEHNAHPHRDGSGRVAVVQNGIIENHRLLRDELTATGVTFRSDTDTEVIPHLVSAELERRSTAGEPADGSTLLAAVQAVLPRLQGAYALAVLWAEVPGALVVARKAAPLLIGLGEGEFLCASDTPALAGFTRTILPMEDGEVALLGPLGIELYNADGARQQRSPTLLSGQEHVADKREFRHFMLKEIHEQPETARLWVERHLPESLPASKPVALPFDEGFYANVDRIQILACGTSRHAAQVGAYLLEQFAGVPTSVDYASEFRYAPPPLAPNTLTIGVTQSGETADTLAALAMDAERRQAHGDPAYAPRQLGVTNRPESSLARQVTHLLDIGAGIEVGVAATKTFLGQLLAFYALALAFAARRGSRSGAEIAALVAELRGLPEELSALVQQHDQRSEAMAHRFAETQDVIFLGRGINYPIALEGALKLKEISYIHAEGYPAGEMKHGPIALLDTHVPVISIAVPGVVFEKVLSNAQEAKARDAQLIGVAPICADTELFDELLPVPEVSEWISPLLTVVPMQLLSYHIAAHRGLDVDQPRNLAKSVTVE
- a CDS encoding GtrA family protein; the protein is MSSSVIEQGGTFASTPKRQRGQKRRFGAAGIINVLLTNLVLQVLLASSIVSVTAATLISQLINTCLGYAIYGKIVFKAQGLRHHRPLLRYILLMTAMWLLNTVGIEFGATVGLNKNLVAAGLIPCLAMLSFIAQKYWVFR
- the psaC gene encoding photosystem I iron-sulfur center protein PsaC, with translation MSHAVKIYDTCIGCTQCVRACPLDVLEMVPWDGCKAGQIASSPRTEDCVGCKRCETACPTDFLSIRVYLGDETTRSMGLAY
- a CDS encoding UDP-glucuronic acid decarboxylase family protein — its product is MRLTRNLITGGAGFLGSHLTDRLMEAGEEVICLDNYFTGRKSNIAQWIGHPKFELIRHDVTDPIRLEVDRIWHLACPASPVHYQFNPIKTAKTSFLGTYNMLGLARRVGARLLLASTSEVYGDPEVHPQPESYRGCVNTIGIRSCYDEGKRIAETLCFDYHRMHETEIRVMRIFNTYGPRMLPDDGRVVSNFIVQALQGQPLTLYGDGSQTRSFCYVDDLIEGMIRLMNGDHTGPINIGNPGEFTIRQLAELVRDQINPNLELITQPLPQDDPLQRQPIIERARKELGWEPKVALNDGLQPTIDWFRTSLNKS
- a CDS encoding glycosyltransferase family 2 protein, translating into MKLSIIIPCYNESSTILSLIAAVKQSPVKEREIIIVDDGSKDGTRDILGELSDPEVRVIFHKANQGKGAALRTGFQEATGDICIVQDADLEYDPQEFPVVIQPILEGKADVVFGSRFQSGRPHRVVYFWHRIGNGVLTLMSNFFTDLNLSDMETCYKAFRREVIQSINIRENRFGFEPEVTAKVAKMNLRIYEVGISYYGRTYDEGKKIGWRDGFRAIYCILKYNLWSKR